CTTTGCAACATGTTTGCGATGGTTATAGCGAAAGCAAGCGCTAATGTCTATTACTACTAtcattattaatattctGTATCTTGTCGATGTCTCGACCTTTTGTTCAAACCTCCATTCGCTGATTTGATCCCCGTGTCATCCTTTTCTTTAAGAAGTATTGtcttctcatcctcctcatcgaTCTTACTCACAGTCCAACTCTCCACAACTTCCCTCacctccttgaccttgccatGCTTCTTCCTCCCCTCGTCCATCTTCCACAAGTACGCATTAtacaccaccacctccgCGATAGCAACAAGGATGCTCCCACCCAAAGTCAGGAATAGCCTTGCTGGCAAACTCCACCATCGCGCCGTAACCCAAAGTGTTCCAGCAACACCAGCTATACTGACCAAGAAGTTGATGATCAGCGTCACTTGCTTGTGTACTTCCTCCATCGCAATATCCTCGTCGCCGATATCTGAAGCTGATGTGGGACGGTTGACTTCCGCAAAGGCAGCGGCGCTGGAAGGGAAACGGTCTTTGAAGGTTTCGAGTTTAGGGGTAGGGTTCATCATTCGTTCGTAGGAGCGGGCTTCTTCTTGACGGCGGAGACGGGCCATGAGGGCTTTGTATTCGGGAGACTTTCACACGGTTAGCTTTATTAGACGGGAGTTGCATTGGCAAACGTACAGGTTCAGGTTTGGGAGGTGGTGGAGGGATGTAGACGGATGCGCCGCGAAGGAGTTGTTCGAGAGTGTAGTTTGTATCGTCTTGTGCTTGTGAGCGCTTCCATAGGTCGACAATCTGGCTATGAGAGATGGGCTTTCCGATTTGAGGGTCGTCTAGAGAAGGTTCGTTTGTAGGTTGTGATGATTCTTGGGTCTCGTTTTCGCTGTCATGATCTTCGCTGTTTGGTGTTTCTGGCGGTTGAACAGTCGCCAATGCCTCCACGATGGAGGATGTCATTGTGAGTAACACCATACCCCTGTGTGATAGAATGGAACAGTTATAGGTTTAGAGAATAGTGATTGCTGGTGTAGAGGCTCGTAATTTATGTTGGCTGTTGATGCTTCATGTAAAGATTAAAGTCGCGGGCATCAATTAACATTTACAGGCCAGCTCCTCAGAGTCGGTAGCGATTCATCCGCTGACGACCTGGCTTAAAGGGCCCCATAGCAAACCCCACCAATAATGAACGGCCTGTCATGGTGTCATGGCCGGACGGACCCGCTAACACCCCGGCTTAGCAGAACACAGCTAGAGCTGGAAAAGTTTAGAGGTCCATCCATCGGATCAAATCGAGAACCAGAGGCGAGGCTCAAAAATCCATTCTCGATAAAATTATTTCCCTCGCGATCTCGATATCGCCTGACGCTTGCCATTGACGATTGGAACAAGCTACGATTGACTTCTACCGATATACTATAGCGAATGTGGTTGTGATATTCGACATCTACACCCACCGAATTTCCCTCTTTCTCTCCATATAAATCGACCCAAGTGTGCGCAGACGATAATGCTCCGTCCGGGGGCCTCGGTGGTGCGCGGCACCATGGCTAGACAGTCGATGTTGACGAGAACAAATTTGGCAGCGGCACCTGCGTGTGCTCTATGCAGACAATTGACCGTCAGTCGAAGTCCTACGAGGATACACAGCGCCTCGTTGCACACCACCCCACGAAGGGACTCAGCGTGGGGTGCTGCTGTGCAGGTCGCTTCCAACGTCGTGAGCAATGTTGTCAAAAAGGCCTCCAAGGATGCGATGCATATTGATCCTCTGCGAAGCGTCGCCAAGGAAATGAAGTTTCTCACGGGCAACATTCGAAAACTTCTTGGCTCTGGACATCCGTCGCTCGATCGTGCTGCCAAATATTATACCCAGGCCGAGGGCAAGCATGTCAGACCATTGATTGTCCTTCTCATGAGCAGAGCAACCTATCTCTGCCCCAAGACACCTGCTACGGCCCCTACAGTTACTCATCGTGGCGTCGACACTTCATTATCACCAGCTCAGATCCTCGCCGACGTAAACCCTGCAGCTCAccctctctcttctcccGAACAAGAGGTTCCCGACGCCAACTCAGACATTCTT
This Fusarium poae strain DAOMC 252244 chromosome 3, whole genome shotgun sequence DNA region includes the following protein-coding sequences:
- a CDS encoding hypothetical protein (TransMembrane:2 (i169-191o197-218i)), giving the protein MVLLTMTSSIVEALATVQPPETPNSEDHDSENETQESSQPTNEPSLDDPQIGKPISHSQIVDLWKRSQAQDDTNYTLEQLLRGASVYIPPPPPKPEPSPEYKALMARLRRQEEARSYERMMNPTPKLETFKDRFPSSAAAFAEVNRPTSASDIGDEDIAMEEVHKQVTLIINFLVSIAGVAGTLWVTARWWSLPARLFLTLGGSILVAIAEVVVYNAYLWKMDEGRKKHGKVKEVREVVESWTVSKIDEEDEKTILLKEKDDTGIKSANGGLNKRSGTTTPSTSRPRAKPLRTYGKRSTRDDSPRETSLKKRRISTETSPTETPASKDTDKEAQSLPKIEPEETKNAAECPSKPVKKGSILSFFKPIPSSSTAASSPKSDELQPESPPSSPPPRIEIRKKPRLLRFRGASLPLLDGENTEDDNQTEEGSGAKPTTPALRESSLSRESSSDVKIGKKGKAKPPTVQTTLNLSSQAAFSECKVCNTVWNPLYPDDVKFHTKQHAAVLRTRRKEKENEL